The following are from one region of the Paracoccus sp. S3-43 genome:
- the sufC gene encoding Fe-S cluster assembly ATPase SufC codes for MLKIDNLHVKLEAEDKQILKGLSLEIPAGQVHAIMGPNGSGKSTLSYVLSGRDGYEVTEGTATLDGESLLDMEPEERAAAGLFLAFQYPVEIPGVGNMTFLRTAVNAQRKARGQEELSSGEFLKIVRAKAAELQISPDMLKRPVNVGFSGGEKKRNEILQMAMLEPRMCIMDETDSGLDVDAMRLVSDGVNALRSPDRSFLVITHYQRLLNHIQPDVVHIMADGRIVKSGGPALALQVEEEGYGDLLAEAR; via the coding sequence ATGCTGAAAATCGACAACCTGCATGTGAAACTTGAGGCGGAGGACAAGCAGATCCTGAAGGGTCTGTCGCTGGAGATTCCCGCCGGTCAGGTTCATGCGATCATGGGACCGAACGGGTCGGGCAAATCCACGCTGTCCTATGTCCTGTCGGGCCGCGACGGCTATGAGGTGACCGAAGGCACCGCCACGCTGGACGGCGAAAGCCTGCTGGACATGGAGCCCGAGGAACGCGCCGCCGCCGGGCTGTTCCTCGCCTTCCAGTATCCGGTCGAGATCCCCGGCGTTGGCAACATGACCTTCCTGCGCACCGCCGTGAACGCGCAACGCAAGGCGCGCGGGCAGGAGGAACTGTCCTCGGGCGAGTTCCTGAAGATCGTGCGCGCCAAGGCCGCCGAATTGCAGATCAGCCCGGACATGCTGAAGCGCCCGGTCAATGTCGGCTTCTCGGGCGGGGAAAAGAAGCGCAACGAGATCCTGCAAATGGCCATGCTGGAGCCGCGCATGTGCATCATGGACGAGACCGATTCGGGTCTTGACGTGGATGCGATGCGGCTGGTCTCGGACGGGGTGAACGCGCTGCGCTCGCCCGACCGCAGCTTCCTGGTCATCACCCATTATCAGCGGCTGCTGAACCACATCCAGCCGGACGTGGTCCATATCATGGCCGATGGCCGGATCGTCAAATCGGGCGGTCCCGCACTGGCCTTGCAGGTCGAGGAAGAAGGTTATGGCGACCTGCTGGCGGAGGCCCGCTGA
- a CDS encoding SufD family Fe-S cluster assembly protein, translating into MADAAVRTKDQTPTVEGSPRPANALDARMAVLTLPQGGFTAAARRDALARLREMGLPGPRDEYWRYTDPRAFNAPVPQPIPLLDKEADSPLFGDRDRLKLVFVDGRFDAAASDDLALEGIQIETLAHADTRPDHWAADLYGRLETAGQTPVRRPFAALNTAAAADGVLIRVTSSPARPVHVIHRRASEDADVAWHHVIRVEEGAELTFLETGMVGARSNGVIEADLRPGARLHHITAKRAGHQKLGLSHLFARVAEGALFKSFGLSVNGTLMRHEAVIDIAGDDAVAHIAAAVLGDGNVGSFHHDDTVFITHGAERCESRQVFKKVLKNGAEGVFQGKILVKPGAQKTDGYQISQALLLDERSQFLAKPELEIYADDVKCSHGSTTGAIDEEALFYLRSRGVPYGRAIVFLVLSFLADALEEIEDEDLRAEINDRLEAWLTLHATQ; encoded by the coding sequence ATGGCGGACGCGGCAGTCAGGACCAAGGACCAGACCCCGACCGTCGAGGGATCGCCGAGGCCCGCCAACGCGCTTGACGCGCGGATGGCGGTGCTGACCCTGCCGCAGGGCGGGTTCACGGCGGCGGCGCGCCGGGACGCGCTGGCGCGGTTGCGCGAGATGGGCTTGCCCGGTCCGCGCGACGAATACTGGCGCTATACCGATCCGCGCGCCTTCAACGCGCCGGTTCCGCAACCCATCCCGCTGCTGGACAAAGAGGCGGATTCGCCGCTGTTCGGTGACCGCGACCGGTTGAAGCTGGTTTTCGTGGACGGGCGCTTCGACGCCGCCGCCTCGGACGACCTGGCGCTGGAAGGGATTCAGATCGAGACACTGGCCCATGCCGACACCCGGCCGGACCACTGGGCGGCCGATCTGTATGGCAGGCTGGAAACGGCGGGCCAGACCCCGGTGCGCCGCCCCTTCGCCGCGCTGAACACGGCCGCGGCAGCGGACGGGGTGCTGATCCGCGTCACATCCTCGCCCGCGCGCCCGGTTCATGTGATCCACCGCCGCGCGTCCGAGGATGCCGATGTCGCCTGGCACCACGTCATCCGGGTCGAGGAGGGCGCCGAACTGACCTTCCTGGAAACCGGCATGGTGGGCGCGCGCTCCAACGGCGTGATCGAGGCCGATCTGCGCCCCGGCGCCCGGCTGCACCACATCACCGCCAAGCGCGCCGGGCATCAGAAGCTGGGCCTGTCGCATCTGTTCGCCCGCGTGGCCGAAGGCGCGCTGTTCAAAAGCTTCGGCCTGTCGGTCAACGGCACGCTGATGCGGCACGAGGCGGTGATCGACATCGCGGGCGACGACGCGGTGGCCCATATCGCCGCGGCCGTGCTGGGCGACGGCAATGTCGGGTCGTTCCATCACGACGACACCGTCTTCATCACCCACGGGGCCGAACGCTGCGAAAGCCGCCAGGTCTTCAAGAAGGTGCTGAAGAACGGGGCCGAGGGCGTGTTCCAGGGCAAGATCCTGGTCAAGCCGGGCGCCCAGAAGACCGACGGCTACCAGATCAGCCAGGCGCTGCTGCTGGACGAACGCAGCCAGTTCCTGGCCAAGCCGGAACTGGAAATCTACGCGGATGACGTGAAATGCTCGCACGGTTCCACGACCGGCGCCATCGACGAGGAGGCGCTATTCTATCTGCGCTCTCGCGGGGTGCCCTACGGGCGGGCCATCGTGTTCCTGGTGCTGTCCTTCCTGGCCGACGCGCTTGAGGAGATCGAGGACGAGGATCTGCGGGCCGAGATCAACGACCGGCTGGAAGCATGGCTGACCCTTCACGCCACGCAATGA
- the sufB gene encoding Fe-S cluster assembly protein SufB — protein sequence MNEITDLEVREGVDRETVETVQNMGSYKYGWDTEIEMDYAPKGLSEDIVRLISQKNGEPEWMLDWRLEAYRRWLTMTEPKWAMLNYPVIDYQDQYYYARPKSMEVKPKSLDEVDPKLLATYEKLGIPLKEQMILAGVEGADEAPVEGRRVAVDAVFDSVSVGTTFKEELARAGVIFCSISEAIREHPDLVKKYLGSVVPQSDNYFATLNSAVFSDGSFVYVPKGVRCPMELSTYFRINAENTGQFERTLIIADQGSYVSYLEGCTAPKRDTNQLHAAVVEIVILQDAEVKYSTVQNWYPGDEEGRGGIYNFVTKRADCREARAKVMWTQVETGSAITWKYPSCILRGDESQGEFYSIAIANNFQQADTGTKMIHLGRNTRSRIVSKGISAGQAQNTYRGLVSMHPRATNSRNYTQCDSLLIGDKCGAHTVPYIEVKNTSSRVEHEATTSKVDDDQLFYCRSRGMDEEEAVALVVNGFCREVLQALPMEFAMEAQSLVAISLEGSVG from the coding sequence ATGAACGAGATCACCGATCTTGAGGTGCGCGAGGGCGTCGACCGCGAAACGGTCGAGACCGTGCAGAACATGGGCAGCTATAAATACGGCTGGGACACCGAGATCGAGATGGACTATGCCCCCAAGGGGCTGTCCGAGGATATCGTCCGCCTGATCTCGCAGAAGAACGGCGAGCCGGAATGGATGCTGGACTGGCGGCTGGAAGCCTATCGCCGCTGGCTGACCATGACGGAACCGAAATGGGCGATGCTGAACTATCCGGTCATCGACTATCAGGACCAGTATTACTATGCCCGCCCGAAAAGCATGGAGGTGAAGCCCAAGTCGCTGGACGAGGTGGATCCCAAGCTGCTGGCGACCTATGAAAAGCTGGGTATTCCGCTGAAAGAGCAGATGATCCTGGCCGGGGTCGAGGGCGCCGACGAAGCCCCCGTCGAGGGCCGCCGCGTGGCCGTTGATGCGGTTTTCGACAGCGTGTCGGTGGGCACGACCTTCAAGGAGGAGCTTGCCAGGGCCGGCGTGATCTTCTGTTCCATCAGCGAGGCGATCCGCGAACATCCCGACCTGGTGAAGAAATACCTGGGCAGCGTCGTGCCGCAGTCGGACAACTATTTCGCGACGCTGAACAGCGCGGTGTTTTCCGACGGATCCTTCGTCTATGTCCCCAAGGGCGTGCGCTGCCCGATGGAACTGTCCACCTATTTCCGCATCAACGCGGAAAACACCGGCCAGTTCGAACGCACGCTTATCATTGCGGATCAAGGATCTTACGTCAGCTATCTCGAAGGCTGCACGGCGCCCAAACGCGACACGAACCAGCTTCACGCGGCGGTGGTCGAGATCGTCATCCTGCAAGACGCCGAGGTCAAGTATTCGACCGTCCAGAACTGGTATCCGGGCGATGAGGAAGGCCGGGGCGGCATCTACAACTTCGTCACCAAGCGCGCCGATTGCCGCGAGGCCCGCGCCAAGGTGATGTGGACGCAGGTGGAAACCGGCAGCGCGATCACCTGGAAATACCCCTCCTGCATCCTGCGCGGCGACGAATCGCAGGGCGAGTTCTATTCCATCGCCATCGCCAACAACTTCCAGCAGGCCGATACCGGGACCAAGATGATCCATCTTGGCAGGAACACCCGGTCGCGGATCGTTTCCAAGGGGATTTCGGCGGGGCAGGCGCAGAACACCTATCGCGGTCTGGTGTCGATGCACCCGCGCGCGACCAACAGCCGCAACTATACCCAATGCGACAGCCTGCTGATCGGCGACAAATGCGGCGCCCATACCGTGCCCTATATCGAGGTGAAGAACACCAGCAGCCGCGTCGAACACGAGGCGACGACCAGCAAGGTCGATGACGACCAGTTGTTCTATTGCCGGTCGCGCGGCATGGACGAGGAAGAGGCGGTGGCCCTGGTGGTGAACGGCTTCTGCCGCGAGGTCTTGCAGGCCCTGCCGATGGAATTCGCCATGGAGGCGCAGTCGCTGGTCGCCATTTCGCTGGAAGGCTCGGTCGGCTGA
- the coaBC gene encoding bifunctional phosphopantothenoylcysteine decarboxylase/phosphopantothenate--cysteine ligase CoaBC, with amino-acid sequence MNGKRILLIVGGGIAAMKVPQLIRLIRAEGAAVTPVLTQAGAQFTTAMTVSVLAGEAAHEGLWDIASEAEIGHIQLSRNADLLVVAPATADLLAKMAHGLADDLASTLLLATDKRVLVAPAMNVRMWHHPATQRNLRTLRDDGILFVGPEDGDMACGEFGTGRMSEPEAIVAAIREELSPVAPLKLLPESQVRSGALSGRHVIVTSGPTHEPIDPVRYIANRSSGAQGTAIAAALRDMGARVSFVTGPAEVAPPEGVTVIRVQTAGQMRDAVEAALPADAAVMAAAVADWRIRNSSARKMKKDGSGKPLSLEMTENPDILAWVSQPGARRPRLVVGFAAETNDVVAHATDKRLRKGCDWIVANDVSEGTGIMGGSENAVTVITEDGPEEWPRMAKDAVARKLAQKIAGVIG; translated from the coding sequence ATGAACGGCAAGCGTATCCTGCTGATCGTGGGCGGCGGCATCGCGGCGATGAAGGTGCCCCAGCTGATCCGCCTGATCCGGGCCGAGGGCGCGGCCGTCACGCCGGTCCTGACCCAGGCCGGCGCGCAGTTCACCACGGCGATGACCGTATCCGTCCTGGCCGGGGAAGCCGCGCATGAGGGCCTGTGGGACATCGCCTCCGAGGCCGAGATCGGCCATATCCAGCTGTCGCGCAATGCCGATCTGTTGGTCGTGGCCCCCGCGACCGCCGATCTGCTGGCCAAGATGGCGCATGGGCTGGCCGACGACCTGGCCTCGACCCTGCTGCTGGCGACCGACAAGCGGGTGCTGGTCGCGCCCGCGATGAACGTGCGGATGTGGCACCACCCGGCGACGCAGCGCAACCTGCGGACCCTGCGCGACGACGGCATCCTGTTCGTCGGCCCCGAGGACGGCGACATGGCCTGTGGCGAATTCGGCACCGGCCGCATGTCCGAGCCCGAGGCCATCGTCGCCGCGATCCGCGAGGAACTGTCACCCGTCGCGCCGCTGAAGCTGTTGCCGGAATCGCAGGTGCGGTCGGGCGCGCTGTCGGGGCGGCATGTGATCGTCACGTCAGGCCCGACGCATGAGCCGATCGACCCGGTGCGATACATCGCCAACCGCTCCTCGGGCGCGCAGGGGACGGCGATTGCCGCCGCGCTGCGCGACATGGGCGCGCGGGTCAGCTTTGTCACCGGCCCGGCCGAGGTGGCCCCGCCCGAGGGGGTGACGGTGATCCGCGTCCAGACCGCCGGGCAGATGCGCGACGCGGTGGAGGCCGCGCTGCCCGCCGATGCGGCGGTGATGGCGGCGGCGGTGGCCGACTGGCGGATCAGGAATTCATCGGCCAGGAAGATGAAGAAGGACGGATCGGGCAAGCCTCTGTCGCTGGAGATGACCGAGAATCCCGATATCCTGGCCTGGGTCAGCCAGCCCGGCGCGCGCCGTCCCCGGCTGGTGGTGGGCTTTGCCGCCGAAACCAACGATGTCGTCGCCCATGCCACCGACAAGCGGCTGCGCAAGGGCTGCGACTGGATCGTGGCCAATGATGTCAGCGAGGGCACCGGCATCATGGGCGGGTCCGAAAACGCCGTGACCGTCATCACCGAGGACGGACCCGAGGAATGGCCGCGCATGGCCAAGGACGCCGTGGCCCGCAAGCTGGCCCAGAAGATCGCCGGAGTGATCGGATGA
- a CDS encoding Yip1 family protein, producing MSFDDVKALVGLSFRDPQAAAHALMAQGWPVSARWMALIVAVSVSALLTSLAAMLVNGPDPDGTQVVMLSRQPMALAAMQLVAIVLAAGLMSGVGRLFGGHGRFEDALLLTVWIEVLLLLIQVVQLVLSLVLPGVAGLLGLAAIALFLWLTVQFTKALHGFRNSAKVALGLIGTAFVAGFVLSLIAAALGILPEIAQ from the coding sequence ATGAGTTTCGACGACGTCAAGGCCCTGGTCGGTTTGTCGTTCCGGGATCCGCAGGCAGCGGCCCATGCGCTGATGGCGCAGGGCTGGCCGGTCTCGGCGCGCTGGATGGCGCTGATCGTGGCAGTCTCGGTTTCCGCGCTGCTGACCTCGCTTGCGGCGATGCTGGTCAACGGCCCTGACCCGGACGGAACCCAGGTCGTGATGCTCAGCCGTCAGCCGATGGCGCTGGCCGCCATGCAGCTTGTCGCCATCGTGCTGGCGGCCGGGCTGATGTCGGGCGTCGGCCGCCTGTTCGGCGGCCACGGCCGGTTCGAGGACGCGCTGCTGCTGACCGTCTGGATCGAGGTTCTGCTGCTGCTGATCCAGGTCGTCCAACTGGTCCTGTCCCTGGTCCTGCCCGGCGTGGCGGGCCTGCTGGGCCTGGCCGCCATCGCGCTGTTCCTGTGGCTGACGGTGCAGTTCACCAAGGCGCTGCATGGGTTCCGCAACAGCGCCAAGGTCGCTTTGGGCCTGATCGGCACCGCCTTCGTGGCGGGTTTCGTCCTGTCGCTGATCGCGGCCGCCCTGGGTATCCTGCCGGAGATAGCGCAATGA
- a CDS encoding aminotransferase class V-fold PLP-dependent enzyme — MRTYLDWNATTPLRPEVKAAMREAMEIVGNPSSVHTEGREAKMAMERAREQVAAALGAEGADVIFTSGTTEAAAMVLADRGVHCAPVEHSAVKVWCEQDLAVDGDGIVSVPDPARASLQLANNETGVIQDLPQGLASSDLTQAFGKIPFAFNWLGVTAGFVSAHKLGGPKGIGALIVKRGTDIPALIRGGGQEQGRRGGTENLIGILGFAAAAAAAQRDLDAGLWDQVAERRDALEERLLAAAPGAMIAGKGAKRLPNTTCLLTSGWKGETQVMQMDLAGFAISAGSACSSGKVRASGVLQAMGFDDRAAQSAIRISISPAVGDDQVNRFAQVWESAYSRWRDRTG; from the coding sequence ATGAGAACCTATCTGGACTGGAACGCCACCACCCCGCTGCGCCCCGAGGTGAAGGCCGCGATGCGCGAGGCGATGGAGATCGTCGGAAACCCGTCCTCGGTCCATACCGAGGGGCGCGAGGCCAAGATGGCGATGGAGCGCGCGCGCGAACAGGTGGCGGCGGCCCTGGGCGCGGAAGGCGCGGACGTGATCTTCACATCCGGCACGACCGAGGCTGCGGCAATGGTGCTGGCGGACCGTGGCGTTCATTGCGCGCCGGTCGAACACAGCGCCGTCAAGGTCTGGTGCGAACAGGATCTGGCGGTGGACGGGGACGGGATCGTCTCGGTGCCCGATCCGGCGCGCGCGTCCTTGCAACTGGCGAACAACGAAACCGGCGTGATCCAGGACTTGCCGCAGGGGCTGGCCTCCAGCGACCTGACCCAGGCGTTCGGAAAAATCCCCTTTGCCTTCAACTGGCTGGGCGTCACGGCGGGCTTTGTCAGCGCCCACAAGCTGGGCGGTCCCAAGGGCATCGGCGCGCTGATCGTGAAGCGCGGCACCGACATTCCGGCGCTGATCCGGGGCGGGGGGCAGGAACAGGGCCGCCGCGGCGGGACCGAGAACCTGATCGGCATCCTGGGATTCGCCGCCGCCGCCGCCGCCGCGCAACGGGATCTTGACGCCGGGCTGTGGGATCAGGTCGCCGAACGCCGCGATGCGCTGGAGGAGCGGCTGCTGGCTGCCGCGCCGGGCGCAATGATTGCCGGAAAGGGCGCGAAACGCTTGCCGAACACGACCTGCCTTCTTACATCGGGCTGGAAGGGGGAGACCCAGGTCATGCAGATGGATCTGGCGGGCTTTGCGATATCAGCCGGGTCGGCCTGTTCCTCGGGCAAGGTTCGGGCCAGCGGCGTTTTGCAGGCCATGGGTTTCGACGACAGGGCCGCGCAATCGGCAATTCGGATATCCATAAGCCCGGCTGTGGGCGACGATCAGGTGAACCGATTTGCGCAAGTGTGGGAAAGCGCGTATTCACGCTGGCGCGACAGGACTGGCTAG
- a CDS encoding YifB family Mg chelatase-like AAA ATPase, with protein MVAIAYSVAFEGIEARLVEVQCSVAAGLPGFAIVGLPDKAVSEARERVKAAFGSLSIAMPNRRLTVNLSPADMPKEGSHFDLPIALAILAALEIIPSEELSRCVALGELALDGRLVGVAGALPAAMAAAEDERALICPRACGPEAAWVDAVPVLAPATLREVIDHLTDRAPIARATPGMIDRAITGGCLSEVKGQERAKRALEIAAAGRHHLLMVGPPGAGKSMLAARLPGLMPPLGAAEALETSMIHSLAGTLDDGGISRRAPFREPHHTASMAAIVGGGRGAKPGEISLAHNGVLFMDEFPEFPRQVLETLRQPIETGEVVVARANAHIRYPCRFLLIAAANPCRCGYLADASRACSRAPTCGSDYIGKISGPLMDRFDLRLEVPAVGFMDLELPSGGDTSVQIAARVAAARDVQAARFRDHPQVRVNAEASGSLLDQIAAPDDEGRALILKASERLGLTARGYHRILRTARTIADLAGSAAVRPPHLAEAIGYRLPFVAGG; from the coding sequence ATGGTCGCCATCGCCTATTCGGTCGCCTTCGAGGGGATCGAGGCGCGGCTGGTCGAGGTTCAGTGTTCCGTCGCGGCGGGCCTGCCCGGTTTCGCCATCGTCGGCCTGCCCGACAAGGCCGTCAGCGAGGCGCGCGAGCGCGTCAAGGCCGCCTTCGGGTCGCTGTCCATCGCCATGCCGAACCGGCGGCTGACGGTGAACCTGTCCCCCGCCGACATGCCCAAGGAAGGCTCGCATTTCGACCTGCCCATCGCGCTGGCGATCCTGGCCGCGCTGGAGATCATCCCGTCCGAGGAACTGTCGCGCTGCGTGGCCTTGGGGGAACTGGCGCTTGACGGGCGGCTGGTCGGCGTCGCGGGCGCCCTGCCCGCCGCCATGGCCGCGGCCGAGGATGAACGCGCCCTGATCTGCCCCCGCGCCTGCGGCCCGGAAGCCGCCTGGGTCGATGCGGTGCCGGTGCTGGCCCCCGCCACGCTGCGCGAGGTGATCGACCACCTGACCGACCGCGCCCCCATCGCCCGCGCCACGCCCGGCATGATCGACCGCGCCATCACAGGCGGTTGCCTGTCCGAGGTGAAGGGCCAGGAACGCGCGAAGCGCGCATTGGAAATCGCCGCCGCCGGGCGGCACCACCTGCTGATGGTCGGCCCGCCCGGCGCGGGCAAGTCGATGCTGGCCGCCCGCCTGCCCGGCCTGATGCCGCCCCTTGGCGCGGCCGAGGCGCTGGAGACCTCCATGATCCATTCGCTGGCGGGCACGCTGGATGACGGCGGCATATCCCGTCGCGCGCCCTTCCGCGAACCGCACCACACCGCGTCGATGGCCGCCATCGTCGGGGGCGGGCGGGGTGCGAAACCGGGCGAGATCAGCCTGGCCCATAACGGCGTGCTGTTCATGGACGAATTCCCGGAATTTCCCCGGCAGGTGCTGGAAACCCTGCGCCAGCCCATCGAGACGGGCGAGGTCGTGGTGGCCCGCGCCAATGCCCATATCCGCTATCCCTGCCGATTCCTGCTGATCGCCGCCGCCAACCCCTGCCGCTGCGGCTATCTCGCCGATGCAAGCCGCGCCTGTTCGCGCGCGCCGACCTGCGGGTCGGACTATATCGGCAAGATCTCGGGTCCGCTGATGGACCGATTCGACCTGCGGCTGGAGGTTCCGGCGGTCGGCTTCATGGACCTGGAACTGCCCTCGGGCGGCGATACCTCGGTCCAGATCGCGGCGCGGGTGGCGGCGGCGCGCGACGTGCAGGCGGCGCGCTTCCGCGACCATCCGCAGGTGCGCGTGAATGCCGAGGCCTCGGGCAGTCTGCTGGACCAGATCGCCGCGCCGGATGACGAAGGCCGGGCGCTGATCCTGAAGGCATCCGAACGCCTGGGCCTGACCGCGCGAGGCTATCACCGCATCCTGCGCACCGCGCGCACCATCGCCGACCTGGCCGGTTCCGCCGCCGTTCGCCCCCCTCATCTGGCCGAGGCGATCGGCTATCGCCTGCCCTTCGTGGCGGGCGGCTGA